One Helianthus annuus cultivar XRQ/B chromosome 12, HanXRQr2.0-SUNRISE, whole genome shotgun sequence genomic region harbors:
- the LOC110892331 gene encoding F-box/kelch-repeat protein At3g06240, protein MSQDSITTTLPIPFEGHMSILASLDGLVCVALRETRELAFWNPVTGAYNKFHTSFYNDMFNGAFALYIDSSNDYKLVHIVSEGAFIYSRRLDSWRKINHPSLDISELISNYDWSLATFFEGKVYFRLLNRSLLTTVTSERCIISFDVESEKFKEILCPCSEGYGASLVVLNDCIHLGVVDDDGLKCDLWRMDGDGWIKVAAFSHSHKFSEWLIWRDIHIKKNGNLLAIWEDNDSFKNVDMEDLLTDFYYVGRGNWPHENLGAIYIETLVSPNP, encoded by the coding sequence ATGAGCCAAGATTCAATCACCACTACCCTTCCTATTCCATTCGAAGGACACATGTCGATTTTAGCAAGCTTGGATGGGTTGGTATGTGTAGCCTTGAGGGAAACTCGAGAGTTAGCCTTTTGGAATCCAGTGACGGGTGCCTACAACAAGTTCCACACTAGTTTCTACAATGATATGTTTAATGGCGCGTTTGCTTTATATATCGACTCTTCTAACGATTACAAACTTGTACATATAGTTTCCGAGGGTGCTTTTATCTACTCGCGGAGATTAGACTCATGGAGAAAGATTAATCATCCGTCTTTAGATATTAGCGAACTTATATCGAATTACGATTGGTCGCTGGCTACTTTCTTTGAGGGAAAAGTTTATTTCAGATTGTTAAATAGGAGTCTACTTACAACAGTTACAAGTGAAAGGTGCATCATCAGTTTTGATGTAGAGTCTGAAAAGTTTAAGGAAATATTATGTCCATGCAGTGAAGGTTACGGTGCGAGTTTAGTGGTTCTCAATGACTGCATTCACTTGGGGGTGGTTGATGATGATGGTTTGAAGTGTGATTTGTGGAGGATGGATGGTGATGGGTGGATAAAAGTGGCGGCATTCTCGCACTCGCATAAGTTTAGTGAGTGGTTGATATGGAGGGATATACATATCAAGAAGAATGGGAATTTGCTTGCGATTTGGGAGGACAATGATTCTTTTAAGAATGTAGATATGGAAGACTTGTTAACAGACTTTTATTACGTTGGTCGTGGGAACTGGCCGCATGAAAATCTAGGAGCGATATACATTGAGACCCTTGTGTCGCCAAATCCCTAA